Proteins encoded by one window of Pseudomonas sp. PSKL.D1:
- the rseP gene encoding RIP metalloprotease RseP: MTALYMIIGTLIALGVLVTFHEFGHFWVARRCGVKVLRFSVGFGTPLVRWHDRHGTEFVVAAIPLGGYVKMLDEREGDVPPALADQSFNRKTVRQRIAIVAAGPIANFLLAIVFFWLLAMLGTQQVRPVVGAVESGSLAASAGLVAGQEIVSVDGKPTNGWSAVNLQLVRRLGESGTLQIGVRDEGASAERQLQVKLDSWLKGADEPDPIQSLGIRPWRPALQPVLAEIDPKGPAAAAGLKTGDKLLALDGVALNDWQQVVDSVRARPDAKVIVRIERDGAALDVPVTLARKGEGQAAGGYLGAGVKGAEWPANMLREVSYGPLEAVGEGLSRTWNMSVLTLESLKKMLFGELSVKNLSGPITIAKVAGASAQSGIGDFLNFLAYLSISLGVLNLLPIPVLDGGHLLFYLVEWARGRPLSDRVQGWGVQIGISLVVGVMLLALINDLGRL; encoded by the coding sequence ATGACTGCGCTCTACATGATTATCGGCACCCTGATTGCCTTGGGTGTGCTGGTCACATTCCACGAATTCGGCCACTTCTGGGTGGCGCGGCGTTGTGGTGTCAAGGTCTTGCGCTTCTCTGTGGGGTTCGGCACGCCGCTTGTGCGCTGGCACGACCGGCACGGTACCGAGTTCGTGGTGGCGGCGATCCCGTTGGGCGGCTACGTAAAGATGCTCGACGAGCGCGAGGGTGATGTACCCCCGGCGCTGGCTGACCAGTCGTTCAATCGCAAAACGGTGCGCCAGCGCATTGCCATCGTCGCCGCCGGCCCGATTGCCAACTTCCTCCTGGCCATCGTCTTCTTCTGGTTGCTGGCAATGCTGGGTACCCAGCAGGTTCGCCCGGTGGTGGGGGCTGTTGAGTCCGGTAGCCTGGCTGCTTCTGCAGGCTTGGTTGCCGGGCAGGAAATCGTCTCCGTGGACGGAAAACCGACCAATGGCTGGTCGGCGGTCAATTTGCAGCTCGTACGCCGATTGGGCGAGAGCGGTACGTTGCAAATTGGCGTGCGCGACGAAGGTGCCAGTGCCGAACGGCAATTGCAGGTCAAGCTCGATAGCTGGCTGAAAGGCGCCGATGAACCTGATCCGATTCAGTCCCTGGGTATACGCCCGTGGCGCCCGGCCCTTCAGCCGGTGCTGGCTGAAATAGATCCCAAGGGGCCAGCCGCTGCTGCCGGCCTGAAAACCGGTGACAAGCTGCTGGCGCTGGATGGGGTGGCGCTGAATGACTGGCAGCAGGTGGTCGACAGTGTGCGTGCCCGCCCTGACGCCAAGGTCATTGTGCGTATAGAGCGCGACGGCGCGGCGCTGGATGTACCTGTAACCCTGGCCCGTAAGGGTGAAGGGCAGGCGGCCGGGGGTTACCTGGGGGCGGGCGTGAAAGGTGCCGAATGGCCCGCCAACATGCTGCGTGAAGTCAGCTACGGGCCGCTGGAAGCGGTCGGTGAAGGCCTGTCGCGTACCTGGAACATGAGCGTTCTGACGCTCGAATCACTCAAGAAAATGCTGTTCGGGGAGCTCTCGGTAAAAAACTTGAGCGGACCGATAACCATTGCTAAAGTGGCGGGCGCTTCAGCCCAGTCGGGTATTGGGGATTTCCTGAATTTCCTGGCCTACCTGAGCATAAGCCTTGGAGTTCTTAATTTGCTGCCCATTCCGGTACTGGATGGGGGGCATTTGCTGTTTTACCTGGTCGAGTGGGCGCGCGGTCGCCCGCTGTCGGACCGGGTGCAGGGTTGGGGGGTCCAGATCGGTATCAGTTTGGTCGTAGGGGTGATGCTACTCGCCCTGATCAACGATCTGGGTCGACTATAA
- the ispC gene encoding 1-deoxy-D-xylulose-5-phosphate reductoisomerase: protein MTSLQRITVLGATGSIGLSTLDVIARHPERYQVFALSGYSRVDELLALCVQHRPAYAVVPNAEAAARLREGLVAAGCATEVLEGEAGLCEVAAAPEVDAVMAAIVGAAGLRPTLAAVEAGKKVLLANKEALVMSGALFMEAVKRSGAVLLPIDSEHNAIFQCLPGDYARGLSQVGVRRILLTASGGPFRETPQAALAHVTPEQACAHPNWSMGRKISVDSASMMNKGLELIEACWLFDAAPAKVEVVVHPQSVIHSLVDYVDGSVLAQLGNPDMRTPIANALAWPERIDSGVAPLDLFAIARLDFQAPDPQRFPCLRLARQAAEAGNSAPAVLNAANEVAVEAFLQRRIRFPEIAGMIEQVLDQEPVVHLPSLDAVFAADQRARELSREWLRRHGR, encoded by the coding sequence GTGACGTCACTTCAGCGCATTACCGTGCTGGGTGCCACCGGTTCCATCGGCCTGAGCACCCTCGACGTAATTGCCCGGCACCCTGAGCGCTATCAGGTGTTCGCATTGAGCGGCTATTCGCGCGTTGACGAATTGCTGGCCCTTTGCGTGCAGCATCGCCCTGCCTATGCCGTAGTGCCCAATGCAGAGGCTGCAGCGCGCTTGCGTGAAGGCCTGGTTGCTGCTGGCTGTGCCACTGAAGTGCTCGAAGGGGAGGCCGGGCTTTGCGAGGTCGCTGCAGCCCCTGAGGTGGATGCAGTGATGGCGGCCATCGTCGGTGCTGCAGGTTTGCGTCCAACGTTGGCCGCTGTCGAAGCGGGCAAGAAAGTGCTGCTTGCCAATAAAGAAGCGCTGGTTATGTCCGGCGCCTTGTTCATGGAGGCAGTAAAGCGCAGCGGCGCCGTGCTGCTGCCCATCGACAGTGAGCACAACGCAATTTTCCAGTGCCTGCCCGGTGACTACGCGCGAGGCCTGAGCCAGGTGGGGGTGCGTCGAATCCTGCTGACGGCATCCGGTGGCCCGTTCCGTGAAACGCCGCAGGCGGCTTTGGCCCATGTTACGCCTGAACAGGCGTGTGCCCATCCGAACTGGTCCATGGGGCGCAAGATTTCGGTCGATTCGGCCAGCATGATGAACAAGGGCCTGGAGTTGATCGAGGCCTGCTGGCTGTTCGACGCCGCGCCGGCCAAAGTTGAAGTGGTGGTGCATCCGCAAAGCGTCATCCACTCGCTCGTGGATTACGTGGACGGTTCGGTGCTTGCACAGTTGGGCAACCCCGACATGCGCACACCCATCGCCAATGCCTTGGCATGGCCGGAGCGTATCGACTCCGGTGTTGCTCCGCTGGACTTGTTTGCCATTGCCCGGCTGGATTTCCAGGCGCCTGATCCGCAGCGTTTTCCGTGCCTTCGCCTGGCGCGCCAGGCAGCGGAGGCGGGCAATAGTGCGCCTGCCGTGCTCAATGCGGCCAACGAAGTTGCGGTGGAGGCATTTCTTCAGCGGCGTATCCGCTTCCCGGAAATCGCGGGTATGATCGAACAGGTGCTCGACCAGGAACCTGTGGTCCATCTGCCGTCGCTGGACGCAGTGTTTGCCGCCGACCAGCGTGCCCGCGAGCTGTCCCGCGAGTGGTTGCGGCGTCACGGCCGCTGA
- a CDS encoding phosphatidate cytidylyltransferase, producing MLKQRIITALILLPIALGGFFLLNGGDFALFIGFVVTLGAWEWARLAGLMAQPLRIAYAAVVAGALMLLYLMPDLAPWVLGASVIWWGLATWLVLTYPRSSDLWASAACRLLIGLLILLPAWQGLVLLKHWPMGNWLILAVMVLVWAADIGAYFSGRAFGKRKLAPHVSPGKSWEGVYGGLAVSLVITLVVGVYRDWGIGQLLLGLLGAAVVVMSSVVGDLTESMFKRRSGIKDSSNLLPGHGGVLDRIDSLTAAIPLFAVLLWAAEWGVM from the coding sequence ATGCTTAAACAACGCATCATTACCGCGCTGATCCTGCTGCCGATCGCGCTGGGTGGTTTTTTCCTGCTCAACGGTGGGGATTTCGCCCTGTTCATCGGCTTCGTGGTGACCCTCGGGGCCTGGGAGTGGGCGCGTCTGGCCGGGCTGATGGCCCAGCCGCTGCGCATCGCCTATGCCGCAGTGGTTGCCGGGGCGCTGATGCTGCTCTACCTGATGCCGGATCTTGCACCTTGGGTGTTGGGCGCTTCGGTGATCTGGTGGGGGCTGGCCACCTGGCTGGTGCTGACCTACCCGCGTAGCAGCGACCTGTGGGCGAGTGCCGCCTGCCGCTTGCTGATCGGGCTGTTGATCCTGCTGCCGGCCTGGCAGGGGTTGGTGCTGCTCAAGCACTGGCCAATGGGCAACTGGCTGATCCTGGCGGTCATGGTGCTGGTGTGGGCGGCCGACATCGGCGCCTATTTCTCGGGCCGAGCATTCGGCAAGCGCAAGCTGGCGCCGCACGTCAGCCCCGGCAAGAGCTGGGAGGGCGTTTATGGCGGGCTGGCGGTCAGCCTGGTGATTACCCTGGTTGTCGGTGTTTACCGCGACTGGGGTATTGGTCAGCTGCTGCTCGGCCTGCTGGGTGCGGCTGTGGTTGTCATGTCCTCGGTAGTGGGCGACCTTACCGAAAGCATGTTCAAGCGCCGTTCCGGCATCAAGGACAGCAGTAACCTGCTGCCGGGCCATGGTGGGGTGCTGGACCGTATCGACAGCCTGACGGCAGCCATTCCGTTGTTCGCCGTACTGCTGTGGGCTGCTGAATGGGGTGTGATGTGA
- the uppS gene encoding polyprenyl diphosphate synthase → MEKTKLAAPGSVPRHVAIIMDGNNRWAKKRLLPGVAGHKAGVDAVRAVIEVCAQSGVEVLTLFAFSSENWQRPAEEVGALMELFFSALRREAKRLNENNISLRIIGDRSRFHPELQAAMREAEALTAGNNRFILQIAANYGGQWDIAQAAQRLAREVQAGHLRPDDITPGLLQTCLATGELPLPDLCIRTGGEHRISNFLLWQLAYAELYFSDLYWPDFKHEAMRNALADFASRQRRFGKTSEQVEAGARA, encoded by the coding sequence ATGGAAAAGACCAAGCTGGCGGCACCGGGCTCGGTGCCGCGTCACGTCGCGATCATCATGGATGGCAACAATCGCTGGGCGAAGAAGCGCCTGTTGCCCGGCGTTGCCGGGCACAAGGCGGGTGTCGATGCCGTTCGCGCGGTTATCGAAGTCTGTGCCCAGTCCGGGGTCGAGGTGCTGACCCTGTTCGCATTCTCCAGTGAGAACTGGCAGCGTCCCGCCGAAGAGGTAGGGGCATTGATGGAGCTGTTCTTTTCGGCCTTGCGTCGCGAGGCCAAGCGCCTCAACGAGAACAACATCAGCCTGCGGATTATTGGCGACCGTTCGCGTTTCCATCCTGAGCTGCAGGCTGCCATGCGTGAAGCCGAAGCGCTGACCGCCGGCAACAATCGCTTCATTCTGCAGATCGCCGCCAACTATGGTGGCCAGTGGGATATCGCTCAGGCCGCCCAGCGGCTGGCGCGCGAGGTTCAGGCTGGCCATCTGCGCCCTGACGACATCACGCCGGGCTTGTTGCAGACTTGTCTGGCCACGGGTGAGCTGCCGTTGCCTGACCTGTGCATCCGCACGGGGGGGGAGCACCGCATCAGCAATTTCCTGCTGTGGCAGCTGGCGTACGCCGAACTGTATTTCTCCGACCTGTACTGGCCGGACTTCAAACACGAGGCCATGCGCAATGCCCTGGCCGATTTCGCTTCGCGCCAGCGCCGCTTTGGTAAGACCAGCGAGCAGGTCGAGGCTGGAGCTCGTGCTTAA
- the frr gene encoding ribosome recycling factor, which produces MINEIKKDAQERMTKSLEALARNLAAIRTGRAHPSILDSVKVPAWGSDMPLNQVAAITVEDARTLKIVAHDKNLSAAIEKAILTSDLGLNPSSAGTTIRVPMPALTEETRKGYTKQASGVSEDAKVAVRNVRRDALADLKKLTKDKEISEDEERRAADEIQKLTDKFVAEVDAAYKAKEKDLMAV; this is translated from the coding sequence ATGATCAACGAAATCAAGAAAGACGCGCAGGAGCGCATGACCAAATCCCTCGAAGCTTTGGCTCGTAACCTGGCGGCCATCCGTACCGGTCGCGCACACCCAAGCATCCTGGACAGCGTCAAGGTTCCGGCTTGGGGTAGCGATATGCCGCTGAATCAGGTGGCGGCGATTACTGTCGAAGACGCCCGTACCCTGAAAATCGTCGCTCACGACAAAAACCTGAGCGCTGCGATCGAAAAGGCCATCCTGACCTCCGACCTGGGTCTGAACCCGTCGAGTGCGGGTACCACCATCCGTGTACCGATGCCGGCGCTGACGGAGGAAACCCGCAAGGGCTACACCAAGCAGGCCAGCGGCGTTTCCGAAGATGCCAAGGTTGCCGTGCGTAACGTGCGCCGTGATGCCCTGGCAGACCTGAAGAAGCTGACCAAGGACAAGGAAATCAGCGAAGACGAAGAGCGTCGTGCCGCTGACGAGATCCAGAAGCTGACCGACAAGTTCGTCGCTGAAGTCGACGCTGCGTACAAAGCCAAGGAAAAGGACCTGATGGCCGTTTAA
- the pyrH gene encoding UMP kinase: protein MAQQGSGHQARYKRILLKLSGEALMGSEEFGIDPKVLDRMALEVGQLVGIGVQVGLVIGGGNLFRGAALSAAGMDRVTGDHMGMLATVMNGLAMRDALERANITAIVMSAISMVGVTDHYDRRKAMRHLNAKEVVIFAAGTGNPFFTTDSAACLRAIEIDADVVLKATKVDGVYTADPFKDPHAEKFDHLSYDEVLDRKLGVMDLTAICLCRDHKMPLRVFNMNKPGALLNIVHGGAEGTLIEEVQK from the coding sequence ATGGCTCAGCAGGGCAGTGGTCATCAGGCTCGCTATAAACGCATTCTACTCAAACTTAGCGGCGAGGCCCTGATGGGCTCGGAAGAGTTCGGGATCGACCCCAAGGTCCTGGATCGCATGGCGCTGGAAGTCGGCCAACTGGTCGGCATCGGTGTGCAAGTTGGTTTGGTGATCGGTGGTGGCAACCTGTTCCGTGGTGCGGCGCTCAGTGCAGCCGGCATGGACCGCGTCACCGGCGACCACATGGGCATGCTGGCAACCGTAATGAATGGCCTGGCCATGCGCGATGCGCTGGAGCGGGCGAACATTACCGCCATCGTCATGTCGGCGATTTCCATGGTTGGCGTGACCGATCACTATGATCGCCGCAAAGCCATGCGCCACCTCAACGCCAAAGAAGTCGTAATCTTCGCTGCCGGTACTGGCAACCCGTTCTTCACCACCGACTCCGCCGCCTGCCTGCGCGCCATCGAAATCGATGCCGACGTGGTATTGAAGGCAACCAAGGTCGATGGTGTATACACTGCAGATCCATTCAAAGACCCGCATGCCGAGAAGTTCGATCATCTGTCCTACGATGAAGTGCTGGATCGCAAGCTGGGCGTGATGGACCTGACGGCAATTTGTCTGTGCCGCGACCACAAGATGCCGCTGCGCGTCTTCAACATGAACAAGCCCGGCGCCCTGCTGAACATCGTGCACGGTGGCGCCGAAGGAACCCTGATCGAGGAAGTTCAAAAATGA
- the tsf gene encoding translation elongation factor Ts, which yields MAAITAALVKELRERTGEGMMDCKKALEKAGGDIEKAIDDMRASGAIKAAKKAGNVAAEGAIAVKTDGKAAVLLEVNSQTDFLALQDDFKNFVAESIEEAFAQKLTDAAPLIASRESAREALVAKCGENVNIRRLVRVEGDVVGAYLHGNKIGAVVVLKGGDVDLAKNIAMHVAASNPEFLDASEISAEAIEREKNVFLQLNADKIAGKPENIVENMINGRISKFKAEASLKEQAFVMDPEVKVGALAKKAGAEIVSFTYFKVGEGIEKPVDDFAAEVAAQVAAAKQ from the coding sequence ATGGCAGCAATTACTGCAGCGCTGGTCAAAGAACTGCGCGAGCGTACCGGCGAAGGCATGATGGATTGCAAAAAGGCCCTGGAAAAGGCCGGCGGCGACATCGAAAAAGCCATTGACGACATGCGTGCCTCGGGCGCCATCAAGGCCGCCAAAAAGGCTGGCAACGTTGCCGCTGAAGGCGCTATCGCCGTCAAGACCGACGGCAAAGCCGCCGTTCTGCTGGAAGTCAACTCGCAGACCGACTTCCTGGCCCTGCAAGACGACTTCAAGAACTTCGTAGCCGAAAGCATCGAAGAAGCCTTCGCCCAGAAGCTGACCGACGCCGCTCCGCTGATCGCTTCCCGTGAAAGCGCTCGTGAAGCCCTGGTTGCCAAGTGCGGCGAAAACGTCAACATCCGTCGCCTGGTGCGCGTTGAGGGTGACGTTGTCGGTGCCTACCTGCACGGCAACAAAATCGGTGCAGTTGTTGTCCTGAAAGGCGGTGACGTCGATCTGGCCAAGAACATCGCCATGCACGTTGCAGCGTCGAACCCAGAGTTCCTGGATGCGTCGGAAATCTCCGCCGAGGCCATCGAGCGCGAGAAGAACGTCTTCCTGCAGCTGAACGCTGACAAGATCGCCGGCAAGCCGGAAAACATCGTTGAAAACATGATCAACGGTCGTATCTCCAAGTTCAAAGCCGAAGCTTCGCTGAAAGAGCAAGCTTTCGTTATGGATCCGGAAGTCAAAGTCGGCGCCCTGGCCAAGAAAGCCGGTGCTGAAATCGTTTCCTTCACCTACTTCAAAGTAGGCGAAGGCATCGAGAAGCCAGTCGACGACTTCGCTGCTGAAGTTGCCGCTCAGGTAGCTGCTGCCAAGCAGTAA
- the rpsB gene encoding 30S ribosomal protein S2, which yields MSQVNMRDMLKAGVHFGHQTRYWNPKMGKYIFGARNKIHIINLEKTLPMFNDALSFVERLAQGKNKIMFVGTKRSAGKIVAEQAARCGSPYVDHRWLGGMLTNYKTIRASIKRLRDLETQAEDGTFAKLTKKEALMRSRDLEKLDRSLGGIKDMGGLPDALFVIDVDHERIAITEANKLGIPVIGVVDTNSSPEGVDFVIPGNDDAIRAIELYMTSMADAVIRGRNNVAGGTEVYAEEAAAPAAE from the coding sequence ATGTCCCAAGTCAACATGCGCGATATGCTGAAGGCCGGTGTGCACTTCGGCCACCAGACCCGTTACTGGAACCCGAAAATGGGCAAGTACATTTTCGGCGCGCGTAACAAGATCCACATCATCAACCTGGAAAAAACCCTGCCAATGTTCAACGACGCTCTGTCGTTCGTAGAACGTCTGGCTCAGGGCAAGAACAAGATCATGTTCGTCGGCACCAAGCGTTCCGCCGGCAAGATCGTCGCCGAGCAAGCTGCTCGTTGCGGTTCGCCATACGTTGACCACCGTTGGTTGGGCGGCATGCTGACCAACTACAAAACCATCCGCGCCTCGATCAAGCGTCTGCGCGACTTGGAAACCCAGGCCGAAGATGGCACTTTCGCCAAGCTGACCAAGAAAGAAGCCCTGATGCGTTCGCGCGATCTGGAAAAACTGGATCGCAGCCTGGGCGGTATCAAGGACATGGGCGGTCTGCCAGACGCTCTGTTCGTTATCGACGTTGATCACGAGCGCATCGCGATCACCGAAGCCAACAAGCTGGGCATCCCGGTCATCGGCGTTGTCGATACCAACAGCAGCCCGGAAGGCGTTGACTTCGTCATCCCAGGTAACGATGACGCCATTCGCGCCATCGAGCTGTACATGACTTCGATGGCTGACGCCGTCATCCGCGGTCGCAACAACGTTGCCGGCGGCACCGAAGTCTACGCTGAAGAAGCGGCTGCACCTGCTGCCGAGTAA